The Leifsonia williamsii genome includes a region encoding these proteins:
- a CDS encoding aldo/keto reductase family protein, whose translation MQFRYLGNSGFKISEITYGNWLTHGSQVENDTATACVRAALDAGITTFDTADVYANTVAESVLGEALKGERRPSLEIFTKVFGPTGPKGHNDVGLSRKHIMESIDGSLQRLQTDYVDLYQAHRFDFETPLEETMQAFADVVRQGKALYIGVSEWTADQLRAGHALAKELGFQLISNQPEYSALWRVIEEEVVPASKELGISQIVWSPVAQGVLSGKYKPGAPLPEGSRATDEKGGAGAVKRWLTDDVLTRVQELTPIAQELSLTSAQLAVAWVLQNDNVAAAIIGASRPEQVQENVKASGVTIPDELLGRIDEVLGGAVERDPSRTHERSPKTREA comes from the coding sequence GTGCAGTTCAGGTACCTCGGCAACTCCGGCTTCAAGATCTCCGAGATCACGTACGGCAACTGGTTGACGCACGGCTCGCAGGTCGAGAACGACACTGCGACGGCGTGCGTGCGGGCCGCGCTCGACGCCGGCATCACCACCTTCGACACCGCAGACGTGTACGCCAACACCGTCGCCGAGTCCGTGCTCGGCGAGGCGCTGAAGGGGGAGCGGCGGCCGTCGCTCGAGATCTTCACCAAGGTGTTCGGGCCGACGGGGCCCAAGGGGCACAACGACGTCGGGTTGTCGCGCAAGCACATCATGGAGTCGATCGACGGGTCGCTGCAGCGCCTCCAGACCGACTACGTCGACCTGTACCAGGCGCACCGGTTCGATTTCGAGACGCCGCTGGAGGAGACGATGCAGGCGTTCGCCGACGTCGTCCGGCAGGGCAAGGCCCTCTACATCGGCGTCAGCGAGTGGACCGCCGACCAGCTGCGCGCCGGGCATGCGCTCGCGAAGGAGCTCGGCTTCCAGCTCATCTCGAACCAGCCCGAGTACTCGGCGCTGTGGCGCGTCATCGAGGAGGAGGTCGTGCCGGCCTCGAAGGAGCTGGGCATCTCGCAGATCGTCTGGTCGCCCGTGGCGCAGGGCGTGCTCAGCGGCAAGTACAAGCCGGGCGCGCCGCTCCCCGAGGGCAGCAGGGCGACGGATGAGAAGGGAGGCGCGGGCGCGGTGAAGCGCTGGCTCACCGACGACGTGCTCACCCGCGTGCAGGAGCTGACCCCGATCGCGCAGGAGCTCTCGCTCACCTCGGCGCAGCTCGCCGTGGCGTGGGTGCTGCAGAACGACAACGTCGCGGCGGCGATCATCGGCGCCTCCCGGCCCGAGCAGGTGCAGGAGAACGTGAAGGCGTCGGGAGTGACCATCCCGGACGAGCTGCTCGGCCGCATCGACGAGGTGCTCGGTGGCGCCGTCGAGCGCGACCCGTCGCGCACCCACGAGCGCTCGCCGAAGACCCGGGAGGCGTAG
- a CDS encoding epoxide hydrolase family protein, which yields MVAVMEGPAAAPEAVSAAARDDLRERSRRFRAVATVDAAPWSLGADPAWLAELTRYWAEEYDGSRHEQELRSRPWALVDGDVPVRLIHHRVGADAPTALLLHGWPDSVLRFDRVVPLLADCNLIIPALPGFPFAAPVRGGGMPAREIGAAVGSAVAALGYRDYAVSAGDVGTDVAEGLLEAHPGTVSALHFTDISQYHFLHGLPTDLTEEEQRYVEHGRAWQAAEGGYMHEQGTKPATIATALGDSPAGLAAWIGEKLRSWTDCDGDLGTVFSRDEAVRWIEAYWHTGSIGTSFTPYAVASPKPEGRVEVPTVFTVFPRDLVNAPRSFAERIFDVREFRTLDRGGHFAAWEQPHDYAEGVRAALALR from the coding sequence ATGGTTGCGGTGATGGAGGGGCCGGCTGCGGCCCCGGAGGCGGTTTCTGCGGCCGCACGGGACGACCTGCGCGAGCGCTCGCGGCGCTTCCGCGCGGTCGCGACGGTCGACGCGGCCCCGTGGAGTCTCGGCGCCGACCCCGCATGGCTCGCAGAGCTGACGCGGTACTGGGCCGAGGAGTACGACGGGAGCCGGCACGAGCAGGAGCTCCGCAGCCGCCCGTGGGCGTTGGTCGACGGCGACGTGCCGGTGCGTCTGATCCACCACCGGGTCGGGGCCGACGCTCCGACCGCGCTGCTGCTCCACGGCTGGCCCGACTCCGTGCTCCGCTTCGACCGGGTCGTGCCGCTGCTCGCGGACTGCAACCTGATCATCCCGGCGCTCCCCGGCTTCCCGTTCGCTGCGCCGGTCCGTGGCGGCGGGATGCCCGCCCGCGAGATCGGCGCGGCCGTGGGCAGCGCGGTCGCCGCTCTGGGGTATCGCGACTACGCGGTGTCGGCGGGCGACGTGGGGACCGACGTGGCAGAGGGACTGCTGGAGGCGCATCCGGGCACGGTCTCGGCCCTCCACTTCACCGACATCTCGCAGTACCACTTCCTCCACGGCCTCCCCACGGATCTCACCGAGGAGGAGCAGCGCTACGTCGAGCACGGCCGCGCCTGGCAGGCCGCCGAGGGCGGCTACATGCACGAGCAGGGCACGAAGCCGGCCACGATCGCCACCGCCCTGGGCGACTCGCCGGCCGGCCTCGCGGCGTGGATCGGCGAGAAGCTGCGCTCGTGGACCGACTGCGACGGGGACCTGGGCACGGTGTTCAGCCGGGACGAAGCCGTGCGCTGGATCGAGGCGTACTGGCATACCGGCAGCATCGGCACGTCGTTCACCCCGTACGCCGTCGCGAGCCCCAAGCCGGAGGGCCGGGTGGAGGTGCCGACGGTGTTCACCGTCTTCCCGCGCGACCTGGTGAACGCCCCGCGCTCCTTCGCGGAACGGATCTTCGACGTGCGGGAGTTCCGCACGCTCGACCGCGGCGGCCATTTCGCCGCGTGGGAGCAGCCGCACGACTACGCGGAGGGTGTGCGGGCGGCGCTCGCACTGCGTTAG
- a CDS encoding beta strand repeat-containing protein → MGTHAEGARHRAGLLPRLRSRRLRLAAALGALALVVSTVSAGAVVIGGASVAHAAPGTPGTPQAPTVAFQENFENGVGNTPVGLTAYTGASGQKYTADPAWLTGCNGQIRNFNTPSTTLGNCANDNETSNLNQLAYALGAHSGSATPAANHAVTAYTEGNPGANATQFQTASNIALASSSGRFLTFSVDTAAVNCQVSAPLYQFAFLNQAGTATNVGGVLNACTSTTTANVPANGTLPARAVNVGTYTSNGSLLFSGSSLGIRMQNANGSGTGNDAAFDNIRILDVTPQLDKAFSPATAVTGGTSTLTFTVTNTSELASKAGWGFTDALPAGLTLANGTVGGTCNATTTAVAGAASVTVANGTLAAGQASCTITVQVTATAAGSYTNGPDNVTTVGLNEPGTSTVTFSDPTFTVSKAVSSTTAHPGDTVTYTVTVTNTGAWAYTAARPASFSDDLSAVLDDATYNGDATGGAVVNGTTLTWSGPLAAGATQTITYSVTVGAAGTGDGALTNAVVPGSDGGSCDPAGSCTTTTEVQAFSVTKTADSTDVVPGDTVTYTVTVENTGVVDYTAGDPASFSDDLSAVLDDATYNNDATNGATYAAPTLSWSGALAAGASTTITYSVTVNDPITGDSHLDNTVVTPPDSGGDCATNAGNPDCTVLIPSGSYTVAKTASTTEVTEGSTVTYTVVVTNTGARDYTAVAPATFTDDLTRVLDDATVTAGPDNGATVTGNTLRWSGPLAVGATVTVTYTVTVDAPDTGDRVLANTVRPNSPGGSCDPAGECDTTTNVRSFIVSKTSSPGGAVAQGDEVTYTVTVTNRGTADFTAADPASFTDDLSAVLDDATITSGPTGGATITGSTLSWSGAVAAGATVTITYVATVNTPDTGDHVLTNAVVPGTGGSCDPGTCTTTNPVRSYSVTKTSSAAGPVHAGDTVTYTVTVTNTGQADYTSAVPATIADDLSDVLDDATYVAGSATNGAVVSGNTLTWSGPLAVGATLPITYQVLVGPAGTGDGTLTNRVTGGDCDPAGSCVTTNPLQAMTVTKTADRTDVVPGDTVTFTVTVKNSGAVDYTAAAPASFTDDLSAVLDDAVYNGDASGGATYAAPTLSWSGPLAVGDTAIVTYSVTVNNPDTGDRTLRNTVVTPPGGDCPAGTDNAACTAIVPSGSYTVAKIASTSTVVPGGTITYTVTVKNTGKVAYTAAAPASFRDDLTNVLDDAEYNGDATGGATVTGSTLSWSGPLAVGETVKVTYSVTVRTPDTGNLHVVNAVVPNGPGGSCDTAGSCLTDTTVGSYTVTKTASTTKAVKPGTKVGYTITVMNTGALAYTAADPASFTDEMKDVLDDATYNDDATHGAELNGTVLSWSGALGVGETVKVTYSVTVKAAGSGNGRLINTVDPAVDGGTCDPAGSCDTSTPIDPPAPGTGLAFTGSDLVAPGLIAVGLLGAGAAFLVIRRRRAA, encoded by the coding sequence GTGGGGACGCACGCAGAAGGAGCCAGGCACAGGGCAGGACTGCTGCCGCGCCTGCGGTCACGACGGCTGAGGCTGGCGGCGGCGCTGGGAGCGCTTGCGCTCGTCGTGTCGACGGTGAGCGCGGGAGCGGTCGTCATCGGCGGAGCATCGGTCGCGCACGCCGCGCCAGGGACCCCTGGCACTCCGCAGGCGCCGACCGTGGCGTTCCAGGAGAACTTCGAGAACGGCGTCGGGAACACCCCCGTCGGGCTGACCGCGTATACGGGTGCGAGTGGCCAGAAGTACACCGCCGACCCGGCCTGGCTGACCGGCTGCAACGGGCAGATCCGCAACTTCAACACCCCGTCGACCACGCTCGGCAACTGTGCCAACGACAACGAGACGTCGAACCTCAACCAGCTCGCCTACGCGCTCGGTGCGCACTCGGGCTCCGCCACTCCGGCCGCGAACCACGCGGTCACGGCATACACAGAGGGCAACCCCGGTGCCAACGCCACGCAGTTCCAGACGGCGAGCAACATCGCGCTCGCGTCCTCATCGGGCCGGTTCCTCACCTTCAGTGTCGACACCGCGGCGGTGAACTGCCAGGTGTCCGCGCCGCTGTACCAGTTCGCGTTCCTCAACCAGGCAGGGACGGCGACGAACGTCGGCGGCGTCCTCAACGCCTGCACCTCGACCACCACCGCCAACGTCCCCGCCAACGGCACACTGCCGGCGCGGGCGGTCAACGTCGGCACGTACACCTCCAACGGCTCGCTGCTCTTCAGCGGCTCCTCGCTGGGCATCCGGATGCAGAACGCGAACGGATCCGGCACGGGCAACGACGCCGCGTTCGACAACATCCGCATCCTCGACGTCACCCCGCAGCTCGACAAGGCCTTCAGCCCCGCCACTGCGGTCACCGGCGGCACCTCCACGCTCACCTTCACCGTCACGAACACCAGCGAGCTCGCCTCGAAGGCGGGCTGGGGCTTCACCGACGCCCTCCCCGCCGGCCTCACGCTGGCGAACGGAACCGTCGGCGGCACCTGCAACGCGACCACGACCGCGGTCGCGGGTGCCGCGTCGGTGACGGTCGCGAACGGCACCCTCGCCGCGGGTCAGGCGTCGTGCACCATCACCGTGCAGGTCACCGCCACCGCGGCCGGCAGCTACACGAACGGCCCCGACAACGTCACCACGGTCGGCTTGAACGAGCCGGGCACCAGCACGGTCACCTTCAGCGACCCGACCTTCACCGTCTCCAAGGCGGTCTCGTCCACCACCGCGCACCCGGGCGACACCGTCACCTACACGGTCACGGTCACCAACACCGGCGCCTGGGCGTACACCGCCGCGCGTCCGGCCTCGTTCTCCGACGACCTGTCCGCCGTGCTCGACGACGCCACCTATAACGGCGACGCCACCGGTGGAGCGGTCGTCAACGGCACGACCTTGACCTGGTCCGGACCGCTCGCGGCCGGCGCCACGCAGACCATCACGTACTCGGTCACCGTCGGCGCGGCCGGCACCGGCGACGGCGCGCTCACCAACGCCGTGGTCCCGGGATCCGACGGCGGCAGCTGCGACCCGGCCGGCTCCTGCACCACCACCACGGAAGTCCAGGCCTTCTCGGTGACCAAGACGGCGGACAGCACCGACGTGGTGCCGGGCGACACCGTGACGTACACCGTGACTGTCGAGAACACCGGCGTCGTGGACTACACCGCCGGCGACCCGGCGTCGTTCTCGGACGACCTCTCCGCGGTGCTCGACGACGCCACGTACAACAACGACGCCACGAACGGCGCCACCTACGCGGCTCCGACGCTCTCGTGGTCCGGCGCACTGGCGGCGGGAGCCTCCACCACGATCACCTACTCCGTCACCGTCAACGATCCGATCACCGGTGACTCCCACCTGGACAACACGGTCGTGACCCCGCCGGACAGCGGTGGAGACTGCGCGACGAACGCAGGCAACCCCGACTGCACCGTCCTCATCCCCTCCGGCTCGTACACCGTCGCCAAGACGGCGTCCACGACCGAGGTGACCGAGGGCAGCACCGTCACCTACACGGTGGTCGTCACCAACACCGGCGCGCGCGACTACACGGCCGTCGCTCCTGCGACCTTCACCGACGACCTGACGCGCGTCCTCGACGACGCGACGGTCACGGCCGGCCCGGACAACGGCGCCACCGTGACCGGGAACACGCTTCGCTGGTCGGGTCCGCTCGCCGTGGGAGCGACGGTCACCGTCACCTACACGGTGACGGTCGACGCCCCCGACACCGGTGACCGCGTCCTCGCCAACACGGTGCGGCCGAACTCGCCGGGCGGCTCGTGCGACCCGGCGGGCGAGTGCGACACCACCACGAACGTGCGTTCCTTCATCGTGTCGAAGACGTCTTCGCCGGGCGGCGCCGTCGCCCAGGGCGACGAGGTGACCTACACCGTGACGGTCACCAACCGGGGCACCGCGGACTTCACCGCCGCCGACCCGGCGTCGTTCACCGACGACCTCTCGGCCGTGCTCGATGACGCGACCATCACCTCCGGCCCGACCGGCGGCGCCACGATCACCGGCAGCACGCTGTCGTGGTCGGGCGCGGTCGCGGCGGGTGCGACGGTGACGATCACGTACGTCGCGACCGTCAACACGCCGGACACCGGCGACCACGTCCTCACCAACGCGGTCGTCCCCGGAACGGGCGGCAGCTGCGACCCGGGCACCTGCACCACCACGAACCCCGTCCGCTCGTACAGCGTCACCAAGACGTCGTCGGCCGCCGGCCCCGTGCACGCGGGCGACACCGTCACCTACACCGTGACCGTGACCAACACCGGCCAGGCGGACTACACCTCCGCCGTGCCGGCGACGATCGCGGACGACCTGTCCGATGTGCTCGACGACGCCACCTACGTGGCCGGCTCGGCCACGAACGGCGCCGTGGTGAGCGGGAACACCCTGACCTGGTCGGGGCCGCTCGCGGTGGGCGCGACGCTGCCGATCACATATCAGGTGCTGGTCGGGCCCGCGGGCACCGGCGACGGGACGCTGACCAACCGGGTCACCGGCGGCGACTGCGACCCCGCGGGCAGCTGCGTCACCACGAATCCGCTGCAGGCGATGACCGTGACCAAGACGGCTGACCGGACGGACGTCGTCCCTGGCGACACCGTCACCTTCACCGTCACCGTGAAGAACTCGGGAGCGGTGGACTACACCGCGGCGGCCCCGGCCTCCTTCACCGACGACCTCTCGGCGGTGCTGGATGACGCGGTCTACAACGGCGACGCCAGCGGCGGAGCGACCTACGCCGCCCCGACGCTGTCGTGGTCGGGACCGCTGGCGGTCGGAGACACCGCCATCGTCACGTACTCGGTGACGGTGAACAACCCCGACACCGGTGACCGGACGCTCCGCAACACCGTGGTCACCCCGCCCGGCGGCGACTGCCCCGCCGGCACGGACAACGCGGCGTGCACGGCGATCGTCCCGTCCGGCTCGTACACGGTCGCGAAGATCGCGTCGACGTCGACCGTCGTCCCCGGCGGCACCATCACCTACACGGTGACGGTGAAGAACACCGGGAAGGTCGCGTACACCGCGGCCGCGCCGGCCTCGTTCCGTGACGACCTGACCAACGTGCTCGACGACGCCGAGTACAACGGCGACGCGACCGGCGGCGCCACGGTCACCGGCAGCACGCTGTCGTGGTCGGGCCCGCTCGCGGTCGGGGAGACCGTGAAGGTGACGTACTCGGTGACCGTCCGCACTCCGGACACGGGCAACCTCCACGTCGTCAACGCGGTCGTGCCGAACGGGCCCGGTGGCTCGTGCGACACGGCGGGCAGCTGCCTCACCGACACGACGGTCGGCTCCTACACGGTGACCAAGACCGCCTCGACGACGAAGGCCGTCAAGCCGGGCACGAAGGTGGGCTACACCATCACGGTCATGAACACCGGAGCGCTGGCCTACACGGCCGCCGACCCGGCCTCCTTCACCGACGAGATGAAGGACGTGCTCGATGACGCGACCTACAACGACGACGCCACCCACGGCGCGGAGCTGAACGGGACCGTGCTCTCGTGGTCCGGCGCACTCGGCGTCGGGGAGACCGTCAAGGTCACCTACTCCGTCACGGTGAAGGCCGCGGGCTCCGGCAACGGACGCCTGATCAACACGGTCGACCCGGCCGTGGACGGCGGAACGTGCGACCCGGCCGGCAGCTGCGACACCAGCACGCCGATCGACCCGCCGGCGCCCGGGACCGGCCTGGCGTTCACCGGTAGCGACCTGGTCGCACCCGGCCTGATCGCCGTCGGCCTGCTCGGCGCAGGAGCCGCCTTCCTGGTGATCCGCCGCCGCCGCGCCGCCTAG
- a CDS encoding DUF2277 domain-containing protein, whose product MCRNIRCLHNFAPPTTDDEVREAALQFVRKVSGSTHPSRANTPAFEQAIDEIAAATRRMLDQLVTNAPPKTREAEALKGRERHEKRMEREVRIRTASA is encoded by the coding sequence ATGTGCCGCAACATCCGCTGCCTCCACAACTTCGCGCCGCCGACGACCGACGACGAGGTGCGGGAGGCCGCCCTCCAGTTCGTCCGCAAGGTCAGCGGCTCCACGCATCCGTCGCGCGCCAACACGCCGGCTTTCGAGCAGGCCATCGACGAGATCGCCGCCGCGACCCGCCGCATGCTCGACCAGCTGGTGACCAACGCCCCGCCGAAGACCCGCGAGGCCGAGGCGCTGAAGGGCCGCGAGCGGCACGAGAAGCGGATGGAGCGGGAGGTTCGGATCCGCACGGCGTCGGCGTAG